The genomic interval CAGCCTGAGCGGCATCTTTAGGAGTATCCGCGTTAGTGCGAACTTTTAGAACTCTGAACTTATCGACCAGTTTCATGAGCTCCGTATACGACTTATTATGATCCACGTCCACATCCACCAGGGAAAGCTTACCCTGATAGACAAGGCCCGTTGTCCCATTCAAGCTCAGCCAGTCACCTTCCTTAATAACGATGCCCTTCTTGGTTGTGAGCGATTTATTATCATCCGCGATATCAAAATCCGTGCAGCCGACGATGCAGCACTTGCCCCAGCCGCGGGCTACGAGAGCGGCGTGTGAAGTCATTCCGCCCTTTAATGTCAATATCGCCTGCGCCTTATGCATACCATCGACATCTTCGGGAGAAGTCTCCTCACGGACGAGAATCACCTTCTCGCCTCTAGCAGCCCATTCAACGGCCTCGTGGGATGTGAATACCGCTCGGCCTACTGCGCCGCCCGGACCCGCAGGAAGACCCTTAGCTATAGAGCCTGCAGCCATTTCCGCTTTTGGATCGATCATAGGCAGGAGCAGCTCTACCAGCTGGTTAGGCGCTACGCGCATAACTGCCGTCTTGGCGTCTATCAGCTTCTCTTTATACATGTCCACCGCCATGCGAACAGCGGCGACGCCGTTACGTTTTCCGATACGGCACTGCAGCATGTAAAGTGTGCCTCTCTCGATCGTGAACTCTATATCCTGCATATCTTTATAATGCTTCTCGAGCCGCTTACGGATCGAATCCAATTCTTTATACAGAGCCGGCATCAGCTTCTCCAGAGTCGTAAATTGCTTGCTCTGGTCGTTCTTAGAATACTGGTTAAGAGGAGCCGGCGTACGTATGCCTGCCACAACATCCTCGCCCTGCGCGTTCACCAGATACTCGCCGTAAAACTGAGCTTCGCCGCTGCCGGGGTTACGACTGAAGGCAACACCCGTAGCGCTGTCTTCTCCCATATTGCCGAATACCATCGACTGCACAGTGACCGCAGTCCCCCACTCATCCGGTATTCGTTCGATCCTGCGGTACTCGAAAGCCCGCTTACCGTTCCAGCTCGCGAATACAGCGCCTATCCCGCCCCAGAGCTGTTCCTTCGCATCATCCGGGAAAGGCTTGCCAAGGACTTCCTTAACCGTGTTTTTAAAATCCACTACCAGCGCCTTCAGGTCACTTACAGTAAGATCTGTGTCGGACTTATATCCTTTGGAATGTTTCAGTTTTCCCAGTTTCTCATCGAGCGTTTTCCTGATACCCTTGCCGCCTTTAGGCTCGATGCCGGCAGCCTTTTCCATAACGACGTCGGAGTACATCATGATGAGCCTGCGGTATGCGTCATATACGAAGCGCTCATTACCGGTCTGTTTGATCAATCCGGGGATCGTCTTCTCATTCAAACCCACATTTAAAACCGTCTCCATCATTCCCGGCATCGACTTACGAGCGCCGGAACGCACTGAAACTAGAAGAGGATTGATTGGATCTCCGAATTTCTTGCCCATGATCTTTTCGACAGAGGCCATAGCCTTCTCGACCTGATCTGACAGGCCCTTGGGATAGCTCTTATTGTTCTTCAGGAAATACGTGCAAACGTCTGTGGTGACCGTAAATCCGGGCGGAACCGGAAGCTTTAAGCTAGGGTGCCCCGCCATCTCGGCGAGATTTGCGCCCTTTCCTCCCAGAAGATTCTTCATCGATTCATTGCCGTCGGCCTTCCCGCCACCGAAGAAATAGACATACTTATTAGACCTCGACTTACTGCCCATTGTTACTCGTGCTCCTTTCGTACTCTTGATAACTTTTTCCGAACCCAACTCCTCACGCCGAAACGCCAACACAGCGTCCGCCGAAGAACCGCTAGAAGCTTTCATGATATTTACCCTTTCAGTCTCTCTATTAAATATTTTTTCACGCCAGCGACGTCAATCCTATCCTGCTTCATCGTATCACGGTCGCGTATAGTGACTTTCTTGTCTGCGAGGCTGTCAACATCGACCGTAATGCAGTAAGGTGTCCCCACCTCATCCTGCCTTCGGTAAAGCCTGCCGATCGAAGCTGTATCGTCGTACCTGACTTTCAAGTCTCTCTTAAGATCGTCTGTGATCTTATGGGCTAGCTCGACTATATCCGGCCGGTTCCGCAGAAGCGGCAGCACCGCCGCTTTCAATGGCGCGAGGCTTTTATGCAAGCCCAGTACGACACGCTTTTCATCCCTGACCTTCTCCTCGCGATAAGCGTCAAAAAGAAACGCGAGTATCGAACGGTCGATGCCGCCTGACGGCTCGATAACATACGGAACATACCGCTCATTAGTTACATCATCGAAATATTCGATATCTTTGCCGCTGAGACGGCTATGCTGCCTAAGGTCAAAATCGGTCCTATTGGCTATGCCCTCAAGTTCGGACCAGCCGAACGGGAACTGATACTCGATATCGGTGCAGGCCTTCGCGTAGTGCGCCAGCTCATTTTTTTCATGCTGGCGCATTCTCAGATTTTCTTTTTTGAGGCCGAACTTCACATACCAGTTAAAACGCTCGTCAACCCATTTAGAATACCACTCTTCGTCTGTGCCGGGTTTCACGAAAAATTCTATCTCCATCTGCTCGAATTCGCGCGAACGGAACGTAAAACTCTTCGTGGTGACTTCATTGCGGAAGGACTTCCCCATCTGCGCTATGCCGAAAGGGACTTTACGCCTCATCGAATCGACGACGTTCTTGAAGTTAACGAAGATGCCCTGAGCGGTCTCAGGCCTTAGATATGTCAGGCTTGCCGCGTCTTCTATCGGGCCAAGGTGGGTTTTGAGCATCATATTGAACTGGCGCGGTTCAGTGAGCTCCCCGTCGCACTCCGGGCATTTTTTGCCGGTCACATGCTCTACCTTAAAGCGCTTCCTGCAGGATTTACAATCCACGAGAGTGTCTTCGAAATTCGATACGTGGCCCGATGCCATCCAGGTTTCCGGCCTCATCAGGATAGCGCAGTCCAGGCCGTCGATATCATCGCGTTCATAGACGTTCGACCGCCACCAGGCCTCTTTGAGATTGCGCTTGAGTTCTGCGCCAAGCGGGCCGTAGTCCCATGTCGCCGCCAGGCCGCCGTAGATCTCGCTGGACTGAAAGATAAAACCCCTCCTCTTGCATAGAGAGACGATCTTATCCATCATGTCGGATTGGGGTTCTTTCGGTTCGGGTTGCTGCATATTTAGTAATATATCCTGTAATAATATCAATCGGTAATAACTGCGAATTGCGTTATCCTAACACACGCCATACCTAAAATCAAGCGAAAAGCTCATACGAAAAATCTACTCGATCTCTTTGATAAACTGGACGGTCTTCAGGCGGCGCTCTATATGGTAATCGAGGTATCGGCGGAGCAGCCTCTCGAGCTCTTTACCCACCTCGGCGGAGACCTTCACCATGGCCGCTCTCTCGAATGATGACGATCGTATGTGCTCCATGAATTTCACCGTGCCGGGCAGTATCGATACCGCCATCCTGTCGGTAGAGAGGCATTCCTTACATATGAGCCCTCCGTGCTGGAGGCTGAATCTGGGATTGGGGCCGGCTTTCTTGCCGCAGTTCGCGCACTCATCCAGATTGGGCATGAGCCCGAGCAAGCTCAGGAGTTTTATCTCAAATATCCGCGCGGCGCGCCTGTAGCTCGAAATGCCCTCGAGAAGAGTTATGCTATTTAGGGTTAGGTCGAAGACCTCACTGTTTTTATCCGAGAGACTCGTGACCGAATCCAAAAGCTCTATCATATATGCGGCATAGGAAAGTTTCTCGAGCGACATCCTGATAGGGTTGAAATAATTTAAAAGGTCGCACTGAGATATGGTAAATATCTCGCCTCCCTTTCTCTCATAGAACACTATCTCGTCAAGCGCGAATAGCTCGAAGGCCCCGCCGCCAAAAGACGCTCTCGGCCCTCTGACGCCGCGGACTATCCCTTTTATCTTGCCAAAGTCCCTGGTATAAAAAGTCAGCAGTATGCTGGTCTCTCTCAGGTCCTGACGGCGCAGCAAGATCCCGTCGCTCTTTTGTATCGGCATCGTATCAGCGGAATATCTGGAACACTAATGTCGCGAGAAGGATCCCGAGCACAGCGCCCGCTATCACTTCCCACACGGTATGAACGGCGTCTTTCACTCTGTGGCGCGCTATGAGGAACGCCATCAGGAACGACAGTATTATGACGATGGAGTTATTGGTGAAGAAAGCTATGATAGTCCATATGGCGAAAGCGATCGCGGAATGCCCCGACGGCATGCCGCCGCGCAGAGGAGTGCCTTTATGAAATATGATCTTTCCCAGTATGCTCGCGCCGAATACGAGTATCAGCGCTATAAAAGTTATATGCCACGGGGCGGTCCTGACGTTGATAAGCTGCGTACCTACGCTGAATGGAATCTTCTTATAGAAAAGAATATAACCGACGATCGTAGCATTTATCGCCGTGAGCAGCACCGCGCCAGAGGAGACATCCTTTATTATGCGCACGATCGGATGAAATTCTTTCTTTATCATATCCACGGTAAGTTCGATAGCGGTATTTATCATCTCGGCGAAGAGCACCAGCGTTATCGTTATGGCCAGTATCATTATCTCGCCGGCCGAGAAACTGAGGTATATCCCAAGAAGAAGGAAAAGGAGCGCCGTCAGGAAATGCGTCCTCATATTGCGCTCCGTCTTAAGGACGTATATGAAGCCTTCTACTGCGGCGTTAAAACTTTCGATAAATTTTTGCAGCTGCATAATTTATCCAATATCCGGTTCTGTTTTCTATCCATCCTGCGGCTGTCTACGGCCGTACCGTCATCATAGCCGAACAGGTGCAGTACGCCATGTATAATGTAGAGCACGATCTCATCAGCAAAGCCAGTGCCATAGAGCTTTGAATTTTCAAGAGCCGTATCCAGGGATATCATTATCTCGCCCAGAAAGGCTTTCTGCCCGAAATCTTTTCTATCGATCTTAAAACTCAATACGTCTGTCGCCCTGTCCTCGAATTTATATTTTCTATTGAATTTCCTGATGGATTTATCATCCAGAAAAATCAGCTCCAGCTCCACCAGACGGTCCTTATTGATTATCTTTAATATTTCCGCTGCCAGGTCTCGCGCATACCGTTTGTTTAGATTATACGACTTATGGAGATTTACTACCATTATCTTGTTTGACCTTGGCATTCGCGTTTTAAGGAGCGCTCCTTATCTCTTTATCTTGATATTAAGTTCGTTGAGCTGCTTCTCATCAACGCCGGAAGGGGCGTTCGTCATCGGACAGAAGGCCTTCTGCGTCTTCGGGAAAGCTATAACATCCCGTATCGAATCGCAGCCGACAAATAATGTCATCAGGCGGTCAAGGCCGAACGCCACGCCGCCGTGAGGCGGAGCGCCGTATTTGAACGCGTCGAGAAGGAAGCCGAACCTTAAATTCGCCTCGTCTTCATCGATACCTATCGTTTTGAATATCAGTTCCTGCATCTGCCTGTCATGTATCCTTATACTGCCGGAACCTATCTCGGTGCCGTTGATGACGAGATCGTACGAGCGCGATCTCACTTTATCCAGCGACTCGCCCTTTTCGAGCAGTCTCATATCATCCGGGTGGACCGATGTGAATGGGTGGTGCTCGGATACCCATCTTTTGTCTTCCTCGCTATACTGAAAAAGCGGGAAGTCAGTGACCCATAGGAACTCGAACCTCTTCTCGTCTATAAGCCCCAGCCGCTTGCCAAGAAGCTTGCGCAGATTCGACATTGCATCGTATGCGATCTTCTTCTTATCGGCAACGATGAATATCATGTCGCCGTCGGAAGCATTGAGCGCAATCCTTATAGCTTCCAGCTCTTCTTTCGAGAAGAACTTATCGATCTGGGATACGAGGCCTGACGCTTCACATTTGAAGTTTGCGAGCCCTTTCGCGCCATACTCTTTTACAAATTCTATCAATTCATCCACCTGAGAGCGGGAATATGAAGCGCATCCTTTGGCGTTTATGGCAATGACCTTACCAAGTTTACCCGCAACATCCCGGAATATCTTGAACTGGCAATCTTTAACTATATCCGTTATCTCGACCAGCTCGAGCCCAAACCTTATATCGGGCTTGTCGCAGCCGTATCTTGCGATAGAATCCGCGTATTTCAGCCTCGGAAACGGGGTCTTCAGCTCGATGCCTATCGCGTCTTTAAAGAGTTTTTTCATCAACCCTTCCGAGAGCTCATAGACGTCATCTTCCGTGACAAATGACATCTCTATATCGAACTGGGTGAATTCAGGCTGCCTGTCGGCCCTCAAGTCCTCGTCCCGAAAACACTTTGCTATCTGAAAATAGCGATCGAACGAGGCGACCATTAGTATCTGTTTAAATAACTGCGGCGACTGGGGCAGCGCGTAGAACATGCCCGGGTTCACTCTCGAGGGCACCAGATAGTCCCTTGCGCCCTCAGGCGTGGATTTGGTAAGTATCGGGGTCTCCACTTCTACAAAATTTCTTTCGTCAAAATAGTCGCGCGCGGATTTACAGACCTTATGTCTGAGCCTGAGGTTCCTCTGCATAGGGCCGCGCCTCAGATCCAGATATCTGTATTTCAACCGGCTCTCTTCAGTGACGGATGCGTCATCCGTTATCTCGAACGGCGTAGTGTTCGCCTTATTCAGGATCTCGAGTGATTCGGCGGCTAGCTCGATCTGGCCCGTCGGAAGCTTCGGGTTCTCCGTGCCGGCGGGCCTTCTCTCGATCTTGCCGCTCACCCTTATAACGAATTCGGACCTCAGCTCTTCCGATTTTTTGTGCAGTTCCGCATTAAGCTTAGGATTAAAAACCACCTGAGTCAGACCGTATCCGTCACGGATATCTATAAATATCAGGTTGCCATGATCGCGTCTTGCGCCGACCCAGCCGCAAAGCGTAGAAGTCTCACCTATGTTCTTAGCTTTAAGCTCGCCGCAGGTATGCGTCCTTAACATAAAGCCTTTCTCACTTCCTCGACAATAGAACCCATGCTGACCATCGCCTGAGGCTCCTTACCGCTCATGTCTTTTACAGTCGCTTTGCCCTGTTTCAATTCATCCTCCCCTATCATAATAACGATCTTTGCTTTATTCTTATCCGCGCTCCGGAGCTGCGATTTTAAAGATGTCTCGCCGATGTCCGTAAGCACCGTTATATTTTCCCGACCCACTCCATCCCTAAGCTTTTGCGCGATCTTTATTCCCTCTAGCTTTGCCGCGTCTCCCATCGTCGCTATATATATTATATTCCCGGGTTCCGGGCTCCGGCCTTCGGCCTTTAGCGCTATGATCATCCTTTCGATACCGAGAGCATAGCCTACCGCGCCGACGTCCGCCCCGCCCATATCCTTCACCAGATTGTCGTATCTTCCGCCGGCGCCTATCGCGTCCTGACCGCCCAAAGACGGATGCGTGATCTCGAAGACGGTCCCCGTATAGTAATCCAGCCCCCTGACGAGATTCTTAGTTTCCTCAAATTTTATTCCGAGCGCCGTAAGGTTGCCTTTAACTTTTTCAAAATGCCCCCTGCAACCGTCGCAGAGGCTCTCGATGACGTTCGGGGCATCCTTCACAATCTCTTTGCACCCCGGATTTTTACAATCGAGCACCCTGAGCACATTCTTTTCCATCCTTGACCTGCAGTCGTCGCAGAGCTGCGAGCTCTTACCGCTCAGGTAGTTCTTAAGGTTCTGCGCGAATTTGGCCTTATCGGCTTTACAACCGAGCGTATTCAATTTTATATTAAAGCCTTTTAGGGCAAACCTCTTCATCAAATTATTGATCTGCGCTATGGCTTCTATGTCGGCAAAAGGGGAATTCGAACCTATCACTTCGGCGCCTATCTGGAAGAATTGCCTCAAGCGCCCTTTTTGCGGGCGCTCGGCCCTGAACATCGGGCCTATATAATATAGCCTGCTGATCGACGCCTCGCGCAGGAGAGCATGTTCAATGTAGGCCCTGACTATGGGCGCGGTACCTTCGGGTCTCATCGTGAGAGAGCGCTCTTTCCTGTCCGGGAAAGTAAACATCTCCTTCGTAACTATATCGGTGGTCTCGCCGATGCCGCGCACGAAGACAGAGGTATCCTCCAATATCGGCGTTCGTATCTCGGAATATCCTGAGGACTCAAACTCCCGACGGGCCGCGGCCTCTATATCGTGCCAGATCCACGCATCCTGAGGCAGCATATCCTCCATCCCTCGCACGGACTTGTATTCCAATTTTACATCCTCCCGATAGCTATTAACTACTTAACCTTCTTCTTCATAACCATGCCGACCTTAAAGGATACGACCTTTCTCTCCGGTATCGGCACCACCGCGCCTGTTTTCGGGTTCCTTCCTATCCTCGACCTTCTCGATTTCACTTTGAAGACCCCAAAATTCCTCAGTTCCACCGTCTCGCCGTTCGCAAGAGCCGCGACTATGTGATCGAGCATTCTCTGCACCACCACCTTCACATCGATCTGCTTAATATTCGTCTCTTCCGATATCTTCAGCACTATCTCTTTTTTTGTCATTTCGGCTCTCCAAGTTTATTAAGCCATATTACAGGCTAAGTGCTGATGTCTCCGACATCAGCCTTTGCGCGACAATCCGCCCTTATGTTCAAAGAATCTTTTGAAAAATACGGCTATAGGATTAAAATCTTCCAATCGTTTCCGTTTGTTCTTAAGACGTTCGCTGATACTATTCAGAAAAACGTACGAATCTCTCCAGTCCTCATTCAATTTTTTAAGGTTCTTCTCGGACATCAGCCTTATGCCTTTTATCGCGAGGACCCCTTCCACCGGATCCGTCAGCCGGGAGCGCGGCACATACTTAAAGTCCAGGCTATTGCTCAATACCGTATATTTGGATTTTATCACGTCCCTTACCCCAAGAAACTTGCCCTCATCTTCGTCAGATATAATATCCTTGGACAGGGTTTCGTCATATATGGAACGAAATTTCGTCCAGAATTCCAGAAAACTCTTGAGCGCCTTTATATCGGCTTCTGTCTTTTTATCTATCATAACATCCTATTTTTCAACGAGTTATGGTAACATTGCCGCAAAATATTGTCAAGGGCAGATTTTTACAACTATCTAATGGCGAAAATATCCTAGAAACATCTCAGTC from Candidatus Omnitrophota bacterium carries:
- the aspS gene encoding aspartate--tRNA ligase; the encoded protein is MLRTHTCGELKAKNIGETSTLCGWVGARRDHGNLIFIDIRDGYGLTQVVFNPKLNAELHKKSEELRSEFVIRVSGKIERRPAGTENPKLPTGQIELAAESLEILNKANTTPFEITDDASVTEESRLKYRYLDLRRGPMQRNLRLRHKVCKSARDYFDERNFVEVETPILTKSTPEGARDYLVPSRVNPGMFYALPQSPQLFKQILMVASFDRYFQIAKCFRDEDLRADRQPEFTQFDIEMSFVTEDDVYELSEGLMKKLFKDAIGIELKTPFPRLKYADSIARYGCDKPDIRFGLELVEITDIVKDCQFKIFRDVAGKLGKVIAINAKGCASYSRSQVDELIEFVKEYGAKGLANFKCEASGLVSQIDKFFSKEELEAIRIALNASDGDMIFIVADKKKIAYDAMSNLRKLLGKRLGLIDEKRFEFLWVTDFPLFQYSEEDKRWVSEHHPFTSVHPDDMRLLEKGESLDKVRSRSYDLVINGTEIGSGSIRIHDRQMQELIFKTIGIDEDEANLRFGFLLDAFKYGAPPHGGVAFGLDRLMTLFVGCDSIRDVIAFPKTQKAFCPMTNAPSGVDEKQLNELNIKIKR
- the hisS gene encoding histidine--tRNA ligase; protein product: MEYKSVRGMEDMLPQDAWIWHDIEAAARREFESSGYSEIRTPILEDTSVFVRGIGETTDIVTKEMFTFPDRKERSLTMRPEGTAPIVRAYIEHALLREASISRLYYIGPMFRAERPQKGRLRQFFQIGAEVIGSNSPFADIEAIAQINNLMKRFALKGFNIKLNTLGCKADKAKFAQNLKNYLSGKSSQLCDDCRSRMEKNVLRVLDCKNPGCKEIVKDAPNVIESLCDGCRGHFEKVKGNLTALGIKFEETKNLVRGLDYYTGTVFEITHPSLGGQDAIGAGGRYDNLVKDMGGADVGAVGYALGIERMIIALKAEGRSPEPGNIIYIATMGDAAKLEGIKIAQKLRDGVGRENITVLTDIGETSLKSQLRSADKNKAKIVIMIGEDELKQGKATVKDMSGKEPQAMVSMGSIVEEVRKALC
- a CDS encoding glycine--tRNA ligase; translation: MQQPEPKEPQSDMMDKIVSLCKRRGFIFQSSEIYGGLAATWDYGPLGAELKRNLKEAWWRSNVYERDDIDGLDCAILMRPETWMASGHVSNFEDTLVDCKSCRKRFKVEHVTGKKCPECDGELTEPRQFNMMLKTHLGPIEDAASLTYLRPETAQGIFVNFKNVVDSMRRKVPFGIAQMGKSFRNEVTTKSFTFRSREFEQMEIEFFVKPGTDEEWYSKWVDERFNWYVKFGLKKENLRMRQHEKNELAHYAKACTDIEYQFPFGWSELEGIANRTDFDLRQHSRLSGKDIEYFDDVTNERYVPYVIEPSGGIDRSILAFLFDAYREEKVRDEKRVVLGLHKSLAPLKAAVLPLLRNRPDIVELAHKITDDLKRDLKVRYDDTASIGRLYRRQDEVGTPYCITVDVDSLADKKVTIRDRDTMKQDRIDVAGVKKYLIERLKG
- the ppdK gene encoding pyruvate, phosphate dikinase, translated to MGSKSRSNKYVYFFGGGKADGNESMKNLLGGKGANLAEMAGHPSLKLPVPPGFTVTTDVCTYFLKNNKSYPKGLSDQVEKAMASVEKIMGKKFGDPINPLLVSVRSGARKSMPGMMETVLNVGLNEKTIPGLIKQTGNERFVYDAYRRLIMMYSDVVMEKAAGIEPKGGKGIRKTLDEKLGKLKHSKGYKSDTDLTVSDLKALVVDFKNTVKEVLGKPFPDDAKEQLWGGIGAVFASWNGKRAFEYRRIERIPDEWGTAVTVQSMVFGNMGEDSATGVAFSRNPGSGEAQFYGEYLVNAQGEDVVAGIRTPAPLNQYSKNDQSKQFTTLEKLMPALYKELDSIRKRLEKHYKDMQDIEFTIERGTLYMLQCRIGKRNGVAAVRMAVDMYKEKLIDAKTAVMRVAPNQLVELLLPMIDPKAEMAAGSIAKGLPAGPGGAVGRAVFTSHEAVEWAARGEKVILVREETSPEDVDGMHKAQAILTLKGGMTSHAALVARGWGKCCIVGCTDFDIADDNKSLTTKKGIVIKEGDWLSLNGTTGLVYQGKLSLVDVDVDHNKSYTELMKLVDKFRVLKVRTNADTPKDAAQAVKFGAEGIGLFRTEHMFYGEGSDKPLFLLRKMIMSKTKAERIKALEELFPFVKSDMKATLEAMKGYPVTIRLLDPPLHEFVPHSEDKLQALAKDLGVDMGELHKRAESLSENNPMLGHRGVRLGITYPEITEMQVRAILEATAELIKSGKKTVAEIMIPVTCAKSELDNQKVLVDKVYKEVCAKFGMKDIPFMYGTMIEIPRAALQAGKMAETAEFFSFGTNDLTQMTFGFSRDDIGSFLPDYIAAKILPADPFQTIDQDGVGELIAMAINRGRATRKHLKVGICGEHGGDAESVKFCHRVGMNYVSCSPFRVPISRLAAAQAAVEGKKK
- a CDS encoding diacylglycerol kinase, with amino-acid sequence MQLQKFIESFNAAVEGFIYVLKTERNMRTHFLTALLFLLLGIYLSFSAGEIMILAITITLVLFAEMINTAIELTVDMIKKEFHPIVRIIKDVSSGAVLLTAINATIVGYILFYKKIPFSVGTQLINVRTAPWHITFIALILVFGASILGKIIFHKGTPLRGGMPSGHSAIAFAIWTIIAFFTNNSIVIILSFLMAFLIARHRVKDAVHTVWEVIAGAVLGILLATLVFQIFR
- the recO gene encoding DNA repair protein RecO translates to MPIQKSDGILLRRQDLRETSILLTFYTRDFGKIKGIVRGVRGPRASFGGGAFELFALDEIVFYERKGGEIFTISQCDLLNYFNPIRMSLEKLSYAAYMIELLDSVTSLSDKNSEVFDLTLNSITLLEGISSYRRAARIFEIKLLSLLGLMPNLDECANCGKKAGPNPRFSLQHGGLICKECLSTDRMAVSILPGTVKFMEHIRSSSFERAAMVKVSAEVGKELERLLRRYLDYHIERRLKTVQFIKEIE
- a CDS encoding integration host factor subunit beta; translation: MTKKEIVLKISEETNIKQIDVKVVVQRMLDHIVAALANGETVELRNFGVFKVKSRRSRIGRNPKTGAVVPIPERKVVSFKVGMVMKKKVK
- the ybeY gene encoding rRNA maturation RNase YbeY, producing MPRSNKIMVVNLHKSYNLNKRYARDLAAEILKIINKDRLVELELIFLDDKSIRKFNRKYKFEDRATDVLSFKIDRKDFGQKAFLGEIMISLDTALENSKLYGTGFADEIVLYIIHGVLHLFGYDDGTAVDSRRMDRKQNRILDKLCSCKNLSKVLTPQ